AACTGTCGGAGCAGCTGAAGAGATTCATCGAACAACAGAAAACCTGGATCGCGAATAATCTGAAGCAACGCAAGTATCTGTCAGCAGTGGGTACAAAGAAGACTGAAGATCATTCGAGCTCATTGAGGGAGGTCGataaaccgaaaccaccgaaaaccgacccAGGTCCAAGTTCGAGCCAGAAGCACACCGGAGGCTTAGTGTCAGAGGATCTCATACGAAATGTGCTGAGCATTTCGCAACAGATAATCTCCAACCAGAAAGAGTCCGCTGCCCTTAAACCGAGCGTTGAGCAGAAACCAATAGTGACCCCCATTTACATACCGTACCCTGTCGGTGCCGTCCCGGGGCCAACGGCAAGGCCTCATCCAACCAATACTAATGCGGCAGCTTCACCGACCGGTGCTAGTTTCAACAATCTGCCTCACAACAACTACTTCACCATGTACGATGGTAACAGCCAATTTCCGGCTAAtgtgtccaccaccgccatccaACAGCGTCCCCCCGTACTGTATGACGCGTTCGGACATAGAATCTTGCCGTTCCAATCTTTCCCCCCGTACGTGACTGCTCCAAGTGGCTACCAAGTGGTGAACTCCGGCTACAACCCTTACTACACCGGGGTCCAGCAGCCACACGGCGGAAGGTATCCCAGCATATTCTCCCCACAGGCTGGAGCTCCGCTGAATGGCCCTCCAGATTACTATCACGGCCAGTACCAACCAGAGCCAGGGCCGGTGTACGGCTATGCAGGAAGTCAGCAGCAAATTCGCTACGGTCCGCCCCATCACGGGCCGGCCGCTTCATTCGATCGGAACGACCTGTCCGATCCGAGCTTGTCCGACGAAAACGATGCCCTCGACAGcaccgaagacgaagacgaggacgaagaagacgacgcTCCGATTTCGGCCTTTTCCGACGAGTACAACGATGAGGTGGCTCCACCAGAAGAAACCGACGATGAGCCGACGTCACATCTGAAGCGCAAACTGTTCGCCCTCGACGACGAGCGCACGTTGGACTACGAGGAGTACAAGGACCGCATACTGCCCCTGCTGAGGGCCAATCCGGGCGACACACGCATCACGCTGCTCACGTGCTCCCTCGGCAGCCGGCAACCAAACAGGACCGATTGCTTCCGGTACTACGTCTGCAATCCGCACAACGGCGCGTTCCAAACGTTCACCTGCCCGGCCAATACGGCATTCAACAAGAACACGCGGCTCTGCGATTCGGTGTCGTACAAACCGTGCCAAACGGCGACGTCGGGCCCGAAGCGTCAAGTGTCGGTGAGACGCCAGAAACCCCAggcgcaccggaaacgcaTCAAGGAGCAGCCCGCCGAAAAGGAGCTTCTGCGTAAAGCGCAAAAGTACGTCGAACTGATTCGTCGGCAGGCACTGAAGGTGATGGGACCTTCCAACGGCAATAGCCAACAGGCAGTGGCAACGGTAGCTCAACCACAGGCCCGGCCTCCTGCCAAGGTCCATCGCCGTAAGTCGAGCTCCCTGGCGGCCAAGAGGAGAGTAGCGTCggccacaacgacgacgacgacgacgagggcaCCGGTGAAGGTGGCGCGCTGTCGTCTGGAGGGTCGCATGCCGGATCCGAACGATCGGATTAACTACTACGTCTGCCATCGGAAAAGTGAGAAGAAGTTCACCAAACTGAAGATGGCCTGCCCGCCCAACTTGATCTACTGTGCCGAGTCGCAGTACTGCACGTTGGCAACGAACTGCTGAACCAGTAGAGTTGTCGAAACCGCGGTTAAAGTTATTTACTCTATTTAtctacttatttatttatttatttgcaccaCGCACAGGATTTTGGATAAATTAGAGCATAACTCGTTTCAGGAAACAATgtttaataacaaaacaacgaaTAAATACGAATTTCTAtaccaataataaaaaaaaccttgagAAACAAGTTGAAAAGTGAAGAAATTATTCAGCTACACAGAAAGTTTGTG
The DNA window shown above is from Anopheles cruzii unplaced genomic scaffold, idAnoCruzAS_RS32_06 scaffold00949_ctg1, whole genome shotgun sequence and carries:
- the LOC128276336 gene encoding uncharacterized protein LOC128276336, whose protein sequence is MSAQYCPEPTRPHTSRCDQYLRCDKLSTGDHVWTTVQCQQGLVYQQPMGTCVVPDSDWECDLSAENDRDRSEENVYGVDSELDSESRASADDIEDHPIFSSEPEYSGDGSLDTLSYESETESAPAQTSTIARQDVLQQPSALSTQTPNDVTANQDKNETLTELQLSEQLKRFIEQQKTWIANNLKQRKYLSAVGTKKTEDHSSSLREVDKPKPPKTDPGPSSSQKHTGGLVSEDLIRNVLSISQQIISNQKESAALKPSVEQKPIVTPIYIPYPVGAVPGPTARPHPTNTNAAASPTGASFNNLPHNNYFTMYDGNSQFPANVSTTAIQQRPPVLYDAFGHRILPFQSFPPYVTAPSGYQVVNSGYNPYYTGVQQPHGGRYPSIFSPQAGAPLNGPPDYYHGQYQPEPGPVYGYAGSQQQIRYGPPHHGPAASFDRNDLSDPSLSDENDALDSTEDEDEDEEDDAPISAFSDEYNDEVAPPEETDDEPTSHLKRKLFALDDERTLDYEEYKDRILPLLRANPGDTRITLLTCSLGSRQPNRTDCFRYYVCNPHNGAFQTFTCPANTAFNKNTRLCDSVSYKPCQTATSGPKRQVSVRRQKPQAHRKRIKEQPAEKELLRKAQKYVELIRRQALKVMGPSNGNSQQAVATVAQPQARPPAKVHRRKSSSLAAKRRVASATTTTTTTRAPVKVARCRLEGRMPDPNDRINYYVCHRKSEKKFTKLKMACPPNLIYCAESQYCTLATNC